The bacterium genome includes the window TTCTACCTTAGGCTTTTCTTCTTTCTTTATCTCCTCTAATCCAAGGATACATCCAGGGGTGATGGGTCTTTTAAGCTTCTTTGTAAAGTATTCTGCAAGCCTTTTTAAGTTTTCTTCATTTGGCTTCAAGCCTTCGTAATACCAGTGTTCGAAGGTTGTAGGGGGAATACTTAATTCCTTTTTTATATCCTTAATAGCTTCCCTAGTATTCCCTTTTCCAACTTCAAGAAAAAGGCTAGTAAGTCCTTTTCTTACCCCTGTTAGTTTTCCTGTTAATTTTCCTGCTAGTAGCTCCCCCTTCTTTTTTTCTAAAGAAGATAACTCTTTTTTAAAGTATCTTGTAATCCTCTTTAATACTTCCGGATCCTTTGGTTTTACCCCTTTATAAACATAGCTTTTGAATGTAATTGGGGCCATTTTTAGTTCAGCAGCTACGTTTTTTATAGCATACCCTTCCCCTTCCCTCAATTTTTCATACATCTCCTTAAGTGTTTCCATCTTCTTTTTCCTCCTTTCTCGGGGTGAGAGGATTTGAACCTCTGACCTCCTGCTCCCAAAGCAGGCGCGCTAAACCGGTCTGCGCTACACCCCGGAAATTAATTTATTTATAGCTTTTTTTAAAACATTCTTATCAACTACACCAATTATCTCATTAACAATCCTGCCTTTATCAAAAAACTTAAGTGTTGGAATACTCATTATTCCATATTCTACTGCAATATTTCTATTTTCGTCAACATTAAGTTTGCCTATCTTTACCTTTCCCTTATATTCCTCTGCTAATTCATCAATAATTGGGCCCATCATTTTA containing:
- the trxA gene encoding thioredoxin, which gives rise to MAIELTDGNFKKEVLECESPALVDFWAPWCGPCKMMGPIIDELAEEYKGKVKIGKLNVDENRNIAVEYGIMSIPTLKFFDKGRIVNEIIGVVDKNVLKKAINKLISGV